A single bacterium DNA region contains:
- a CDS encoding MMPL family transporter, which produces MRWLVACSLLTLFLGAGLLRLEIRSDGAALHPANNPVVQADSADQRTFFESDQVMVLVSARPGGPPVSSPEGLRFLEQLHRSLEAVPGVYARRVRSLATLIDPRPEIPVIQTPDFLDEIPTSPVAHEALLARVAASPLGSGLFLAPGGQAAVVYVPTLRDASRSKLVADTQRALEVQASTFDLRLTGPVTAEVLLGQAVLADLARLVPLMVAVMAVLLFACLRSVAGVLVPMVEVLVVLLCTLGAMGHLGIPITLVTTILPVLLMTVAVTDEIHLLERVRAHLGADDAASEPNRARVRAAMRAALRRVGRPIVLTSLTTSVAFMSFATASLAPLRHFGVFAAIGVLLAMAFSFTLVPATVVLLPPSWFREPGTRRLRHASRETGITARLLIGHGGAAALAGLLLAAGAATGLGSLSVQDSWVENFDPESDLVSAERELNDSFWGSYRFDVVLESPEPLYFMRADGLRLADSAARIGGAGPHVGGALSHVLAYQIVADAWGESGSVFDLPPERIAEIARLLANVSRRTDLDQVLSSNGSSARVRLFVRDASYERAEELRDYLERSLPAQLAGSGVSVHFSGDLPVASAVVDEIVWNMVRSVAWTALGVAVLLLLFFRSLRLALIAFVPLGIGLPALLGCMGHAGMPLGIATSMFAAVTIGVAVDFAIHFAHGYRLERARTPNHPEALGATLASVGRAIRWNALVLALGLAVLAFSSLKPDRSLGLLLCGSMVTCYAATLLFLPQLLSRDPAVHSRVAMQSPEE; this is translated from the coding sequence GTGCGCTGGCTGGTCGCGTGCAGCCTGCTCACCCTGTTTCTGGGTGCCGGGTTATTGCGTCTCGAGATCCGCAGTGACGGTGCTGCGCTACACCCGGCGAACAATCCGGTGGTCCAGGCGGACAGCGCCGACCAGCGCACGTTCTTCGAGTCGGATCAGGTCATGGTCCTGGTCAGCGCCCGCCCGGGCGGCCCGCCCGTATCGTCTCCGGAAGGTCTGCGCTTTCTGGAGCAATTGCATCGCTCTCTCGAGGCGGTCCCCGGGGTGTACGCGCGGCGCGTGCGCTCCCTGGCGACCCTGATCGATCCAAGGCCCGAGATTCCGGTCATCCAGACCCCGGATTTTCTCGACGAGATCCCGACCAGTCCGGTCGCGCACGAGGCCTTGCTCGCGCGTGTAGCCGCCTCGCCGCTGGGCTCGGGTCTCTTCCTGGCTCCGGGAGGGCAGGCCGCAGTCGTGTACGTGCCGACGCTGCGCGACGCCAGTCGCTCCAAGCTGGTTGCCGACACCCAGCGCGCACTCGAGGTGCAGGCGTCGACGTTCGACTTGCGATTGACCGGACCGGTCACGGCGGAGGTCCTGTTGGGTCAGGCGGTCCTGGCCGACCTGGCCCGACTCGTGCCGTTGATGGTCGCCGTGATGGCCGTGCTTCTGTTCGCGTGTCTGCGCAGCGTGGCCGGCGTGCTGGTGCCCATGGTGGAAGTTCTGGTCGTGCTGCTGTGTACGCTCGGCGCGATGGGCCACCTGGGGATTCCCATCACGCTGGTCACGACCATCCTTCCCGTCTTGTTGATGACCGTTGCAGTGACCGACGAGATCCATCTGCTCGAACGCGTGCGCGCGCATCTCGGCGCCGATGACGCCGCGTCAGAGCCGAATCGCGCGCGCGTGCGAGCGGCCATGCGCGCTGCGCTGCGCCGTGTCGGCCGTCCGATCGTACTCACCTCGCTTACAACTTCCGTCGCCTTCATGTCCTTTGCGACCGCCTCTCTGGCTCCACTGCGTCACTTCGGTGTCTTCGCCGCGATCGGCGTTCTGCTCGCCATGGCCTTCAGCTTCACGCTCGTGCCCGCTACGGTCGTTCTCTTGCCGCCGTCGTGGTTTCGTGAGCCCGGAACTCGCCGGCTTCGCCATGCGAGCCGCGAAACCGGCATCACCGCGCGCTTGCTGATCGGGCACGGCGGCGCCGCAGCGCTTGCCGGACTCCTGCTCGCGGCTGGTGCGGCGACCGGTCTCGGGTCGCTCTCCGTTCAGGATTCCTGGGTCGAAAACTTCGATCCCGAATCCGACCTGGTGTCCGCCGAGCGCGAACTCAATGACTCGTTCTGGGGATCGTATCGCTTCGACGTGGTGCTCGAGAGCCCCGAGCCCCTGTACTTCATGCGCGCCGACGGCCTGCGGCTGGCCGATTCCGCGGCGCGAATCGGCGGTGCGGGCCCGCACGTGGGTGGCGCGTTGAGCCATGTCCTGGCCTACCAGATCGTCGCGGACGCCTGGGGGGAGAGCGGATCCGTGTTCGATCTCCCCCCCGAGCGCATCGCCGAGATCGCGCGCCTGCTAGCCAACGTGTCGCGGCGCACCGACCTCGATCAGGTGCTCAGTTCCAATGGATCGAGCGCGCGCGTGCGTCTCTTCGTAAGAGACGCCAGCTACGAGCGGGCGGAGGAGTTGCGCGACTACCTGGAGCGCTCGCTCCCAGCGCAGCTTGCGGGTTCGGGCGTGAGTGTGCACTTCAGCGGTGATCTGCCCGTTGCGAGCGCGGTCGTCGACGAGATCGTATGGAACATGGTGCGCTCTGTGGCCTGGACCGCGCTCGGCGTCGCGGTCCTGCTTCTGCTCTTCTTCCGCAGTCTGCGCCTCGCGTTGATCGCCTTCGTTCCGCTGGGCATTGGCCTACCCGCGCTGCTGGGGTGCATGGGGCATGCGGGCATGCCCCTCGGCATCGCCACCAGCATGTTCGCGGCGGTGACGATCGGAGTGGCCGTCGACTTCGCGATCCACTTCGCGCACGGATACCGCCTTGAAAGGGCGCGCACTCCCAACCATCCCGAGGCGTTGGGCGCGACGCTGGCGAGCGTCGGCCGCGCGATCCGCTGGAACGCGCTCGTCCTCGCCCTGGGGCTGGCGGTGCTCGCCTTCTCGTCGCTCAAGCCCGACCGCAGCCTGGGCCTGCTTCTCTGCGGCTCCATGGTCACCTGCTACGCCGCGACGCTCCTGTTCCTTCCGCAACTACTCTCGCGCGACCCGGCCGTCCACAGCCGGGTCGCAATGCAGTCCCCCGAGGAATGA